The DNA segment CCGCACCTCGCCTCTGTCCCGGCGCGCAAGCGTCGGGCGGAAGGCGGGGCAGGATCGCCGCAAGGCGGTGCTGAGAGAAATGACGATCCGTCCCGCGCAAGCGGGAGTGACAAAATCCGGCTTACCGGCCCCGAAGCTAAGGCCTTTCAGAAGTGAAAGTGAGAGTGAGAGTGAAAGTGGAATGTCCGACCTCGGGATCTCAGCTGCCCGTCAGGCCTCCGTCCTTCGGCTTCCGGCCTCTGGCCTCCGGCTTCAGGCTTCCGTCCTCCGGCTTCTGACGTCCGACATCTGACATCTGGCATCTGACCCCGGCCGCGGCTTCCGCTCAGAACGCCAGGGCGGCGGCGTAGGTGGCGCGCTCGGCGGGGGTGGAGAGCTCCCGCCACTTCTGCAGTTTCCAGAGGCCGGAACCGAGGTTGTCGGCCAGCGACTCGTCGAAATGGAAGGCCGCGTTGCCGTTCATCACCACGGTCTGGCCGACAATCGAGCCGAGGACCGCGCCGTTGCCGCTGATCGTGACGTCTCCATTCGGCGCATACACGACGCTGGAGAGGTGGCCGTTGCCCTTGATGTCGAATTTCTGGGTGCCGCTGACCCCGGCCGTGGCCGAGCTGCGCGTGCCGTAGATCTGGCAGTTGATCGGCTGGTTGGCGGTCGCGACCGTGCCGGCGGCGCCGCCGTTGAGGATGCCGTTGCCGGTGATCGCGACGTCGCCCGCGGTGTAGATTTTCAGGCTCGCGGCGGCGTCGACCACGATGCCGGAGTGGTTTCCCGTGGCCTTCACCGTCGTGCCGGTCGGGTTCGTCGTGGTGAGGATGACGTTGCCGCCCTGGATGGTCATGGTGTCGGTGTTACCCGACAGATCGATCGCGGAGACCTTGTAGTAGTAGTTGCCGTCCGAGCCGGGGGTGTCGGTGAGGTTGCCGCTGGCGTCGCGGCGCGGGAGCGTCGTCGCGGCCGACGTGAGCGTGTACACCGTCGTGCCGGCGGGCGGGGTGGGGTTGGAGACGTCGGGAAAGTCGGCGGTGAAATCGTAGGTGGCGTGGCCCTCCTGGACGCCGGTGTTGGCATTGATCCACGCGAAGTCGCCGACCGCGCCTTGCGAGCCGAGCGTGATGCCGCCGCCGGTCTCGGAGGAGCCGACGAAGACCGACCCGGCGACATCGCCCTGCCCGCCGCTGAGGGCGCTGGCGATCAGCGCGGTGGCGCCGACCTTGCCGTTGTCGCGCGCGACGCTCGTCGTGTACGGCACGGCGGGGGTGGACGGGTTGTTGTCACCGTCGGAGATCCAGCTGTCGACCGTGACCTGGCCCTTGAAGGTGATCGTGTCGCCCACCATGCCCTGCTCGAAGTACGAGCGCTCCTTCATGAACGCTTCGGATTGCTTCTCGATCCGGGAGCCGTCGGCGAGGGTGATGGTCGCGAGCGCGACCGCGTGGGGCACGCGCGGGTTGGTGAGATCGACCCAGACCTTCACCTGGCCGCGGGCGCCGGCGGAAAACGGGAAAGAGTCGGAGGCCGAGGGAAACGTGCCCTGGTACTGGTCGGTGGCGCCGCTGCGGAGCGCAAAATTGGCGGCGGTCCAGTTGCCGCCGTTGTTCATGGCCCAGAGCGCGTGCTCGAGCCCGACGTCGGCGAGGTTCTGCGCGCCGTCCATGTAGAACGAGCGGTTGGCCATCTTGCCCGAGTGGGTGGTGAGCTGGAGGTAGCTCGTGAGCGAGATCGCCAGGACGGCGGCGAGAATGAGCGCGACCATGAGCACCGAGCCGCGGTTGCGGGCGGCGGGGGCGGGCCAGGCGGAGGCAGGAGTCGGATGCATGGCGTTCACTTGTTGCGCAGGATGAACCGGGCCGAGAGCACCTTGTCGGTGGCGGTCGCGACGGTGCGGGCGGAGCGCTGGGCGACGAAGGTGAGTTCCACCTGCTTGATCTCGGCGTTGTTGGTGGCGGCGTTGGTGGTGAAGCCGGTCTGGTAGCCGGAGCCCACGTAGCGGAAGTAGCGGATGTATTCGGTCGTGCCCACCTGGTGGACGTTTTTCACCAGCACCGTGGTGGCGCTGGCTCCGCTGGGCGCGGTGATCGGCGGGCCGGTGCGCGTGAACGTCTGGGCGTTGGTGTCGAACGTGTAGGTCACGCTGTACGCGCCGGCGCCGGTGCCCGTGCGGGAGGCGCTCGTATCCGGAATCTGGAGCGTGACGCTCGTCGCCGAGTAGGCGCTGACGCCCCGCGCCATGCGGGCCTCGCGGGAGAAGAGCTCCAGCGCCTTGCGGGCCTCGACCTCCAGCTCGGTGTAGTTCTGCGCGAGCGCGCCGGTGCGGCCCATCATGACGAAGGTCGTCATCACGCCCGTGAGGATGATCGCGGCCAGGCCGGCGCTGATGATGATCTCGGTCAGCGTGAAGCCGCGGTGGTCGCGCCGGCGGTCAGCGCGTCGTGTAGAAGAAGTCGGAGATGCCATTGCGGCCATAGCGGGTGAAGTAAGTGAGGGAGCGGCTGCGCCCATCGGACCCCTTCCAGGTCGCGGTGAGGGTGATATCCAGCATGCTCGTGTTGAAAGGAGCGGGGGAGGCGGTGATGACCTGCGAGCAGGTAAAGTTCGCGAGCTGCCCGGAGGCGGAGGCGGTCAGGTCGGGGGTGAAGGTGCCGTTGGTTGGCGGTCCACCTGCGCTGGGGGAGGCGGTCAACTGGGCCCAGGTCAGGAGCCGCAGCTTCTCCATCTGGCTCTGCAGGATCTGTCCGGCCAGCGTGGTGTACCGGGCGTTGTCGATCGCGACGAACCCGCGCTGGAGCGCAATCAGGGAGGAGGAGATGCAAAGGACCAGCACGAGGGCGGCGACCCCAACCTCGACGATGGTGAAGCCGGCCTGCCGATCGCGGCGGCGTCGGTGGCCGGCAGGGCCTCGGGTGGAACTGAACATTCCCCATGATATCGGCTCGGAGCGCCCGGCACTAGGGCCATTCGGTCCCGATTTTGGCCCTACTTCCGGCGTTGCCGTGGCCACCGCCCGGGCCGATCTTTTCGGGCCGAACCCCGTCGGCGCTGGGACGCCGTCCTGGAGAAAACCCTTGACTCACTTCCCCCGCTTTGAGTTTTTGGCCGGCTCCGACCCGCCAAACCATCATGGCAAACACCAAATCCGCCATCAAAGCCGCGCGCAAAGCGCAGCGCCTCACGACCCGTAACCGGACCGTCAAGACGAACCTCAAGACGCTCCGCAAGAAGTTCGCCGAGGCTGTGAAGGCGAATGACAAGGCCGCCGCCAAGCTCACCGGCGCCGCCTTCATCTCTGCCATGGACAAGGCCACCAAGTCCGGCGTCGTGCACAAGAACGCCGTCGCGCGGGCCAAGGCCAGCGTCGCGAAGTACGTCCTGGCGAAGTAACACCAGCCGAGTCTCCCTTTCCCAGCCCCGCGTGCCTTGTGCGCGCGGGGCTTTTTTCGTTTCCCGGCGGCGTCTGCCGGCGTCCGCCCAATGCACGCCTTGCCCTCTCCCTCCGGCCCCCCCACACCACGTGATGCCTGGCGCTCGACGCGGTGCCTCGATCACGAGGGTACGAGGGGTGCAATTATAATTATCTATAAATCAATTAATAACGGGATAGTGTCCAGATACTCGTACGCCGTGGTGGAATAATGTCCAGATACTCCCCGGGCTGCATTGCCGCTCTTCGGCACCCACGGGTGCGCGGTACTCGCCGCGGGCGGATCTGGGGTTGCGCGGGCCCCGCAATCCGCGTTCAGCTTTGCCTCTCGTGCTGAAACCGCTCCGCCATTTTCTGCCCTGGGACCGGCCGTTGCTGCCGCAGGCGGTGGCGTTCCTGGCGGCGGATTGGCGCGGGCCCGAGCCGCTGGATCTCGGCCGCGTGCTGGTGCTGGTGCCCACCCGACAGTCGGGCCGCCGTTTGCGCGAGGCCT comes from the Opitutus sp. ER46 genome and includes:
- a CDS encoding prepilin-type N-terminal cleavage/methylation domain-containing protein is translated as MASPTSSTRRADRRRDHRGFTLTEIIISAGLAAIILTGVMTTFVMMGRTGALAQNYTELEVEARKALELFSREARMARGVSAYSATSVTLQIPDTSASRTGTGAGAYSVTYTFDTNAQTFTRTGPPITAPSGASATTVLVKNVHQVGTTEYIRYFRYVGSGYQTGFTTNAATNNAEIKQVELTFVAQRSARTVATATDKVLSARFILRNK
- the rpsT gene encoding 30S ribosomal protein S20, whose product is MANTKSAIKAARKAQRLTTRNRTVKTNLKTLRKKFAEAVKANDKAAAKLTGAAFISAMDKATKSGVVHKNAVARAKASVAKYVLAK